Proteins from a single region of Megalopta genalis isolate 19385.01 chromosome 3, iyMegGena1_principal, whole genome shotgun sequence:
- the LOC117222159 gene encoding protein disulfide-isomerase A4, which yields MLGIICFLVIGSLTVVQSNGLETVSDAELTALIANEKYVVVLFTKDNCEACDNVENQMTELREDLVDTLSAWVVVAVNSQLRKAVSPNEEPVLVFYRYGRPLIYDGPLDDEEILYMFTENKEPTVKQLTDDTFEHLTQASSGATTGDWLVMFYSTDCLESARLSGIWETVGAKLKHKVNVARIDKSTTGAATARRFKVYDTPTFIFFRHGKMYRYEIPKHETNAFVSFAKDWYKNLRAEPVPVPQSPFDDFVQMIANALRDNPWIMKLGSITIGVFIIISIASKFRRKPEEPQKKD from the exons ATGTTAGGAATAATCTGTTTTCTGGTAATAGGTAGTCTCACTGTTGTTCAATCGAACGGTCTCGAGACGGTGAGCGACGCAGAACTCACGGCTTTAATAGCAAACGAGAAATATGTAGTCGTGCTCTTCA CAAAGGATAACTGCGAAGCATGCGACAACGTTGAGAATCAAATGACAGAGTTGAGGGAGGATCTGGTGGATACTCTGTCCGCATGGGTGGTTGTGGCAGTGAACAGTCAACTTAGGAAAGCAGTCAGCCCAAATGAGGAGCCTGTTCTCGTCTTCTATAGATATGGAAGACCCTTGATCTACGATG GACCCCTAGACGACGAAGAGATTCTATACATGTTTACGGAAAACAAAGAACCCACTGTGAAGCAGTTAACAGATGATACGTTCGAACATTTAACACAAGCAAGCAGTGGAGCTACTACTGGAGATTGGTTGGTCATGTT CTACAGTACAGATTGCTTAGAGTCTGCTAGATTGTCTGGCATATGGGAGACAGTAGGTGCAAAGCTCAAGCACAAAGTAAATGTGGCAAGAATTGACAAATCAACGACTGGAGCAGCTACAGCAAGGAGATTCAAAGTTTACGATACCCCCACTTTTATATT CTTCAGGCACGGTAAAATGTATCGCTATGAAATCCCGAAacacgaaacgaacgcgttCGTGTCTTTCGCGAAAGATTGGTACAAAAATTTGCGTGCTGAACCTGTGCCCGTACCACAAAGCCCATT TGATGATTTTGTACAAATGATTGCGAATGCGCTACGCGACAAtccatggattatgaagctcgGCAGCATTACCATTGgcgtatttattataatttcgaTAGCGTCTAAGTTTAGGCGCAAACCCGAGGAACCTCAGAAGAAAGACTAA
- the LOC117222157 gene encoding uncharacterized protein LOC117222157, with product MDNDARSLSETTIDCSPNIERSQNTDQRCDEPRIEEESMEDKTDPELVLDLRGVLSVCEQASENEDSVEKLSAVLEQPEDSSVTMEDVQSLLDDHANRNHVLRGRVESLREIMKCLKEELQNEVQLWRKEREELQLLREKDSAMALHEATAAARAAAAAYAAESPLSNKLGDVLDLGAEDTFRELTILEYEKRLAKYQDSRAYDHAEKRYNACWISIANIYKQKLMEIERLCNVELEKVQQNASTLQPLKEMVSQWYVDEKNHGDTARTCEIYAGARKSVADDENQFSDRKFQKIDAEVNMTPEIFVAKFKSDNLTSGNRHAPF from the exons ATGGACAATGATGCGAGATCGTTGTCAGAGACTACGATAGATTGCTCGCCGAACATCGAACGTTCGCAAAATACCGACCAACGATGCGACGAGCCACGAATCGAGGAGGAATCGATGGAGGACAAAACGGATCCCGAGTTGGTGCTGGACCTAAGGGGTGTACTTTCGGTTTGCGAGCAAGCTTCGGAGAACGAGGACTCCGTGGAGAAGCTTTCGGCCGTTCTTGAACAACCCGAGGACTCCTCGGTGACCATGGAAGACGTTCAATCGTTGCTAGACGATCATGCGAACAGGAA CCATGTTCTCCGGGGACGAGTAGAGTCGCTCCGTGAAATCATGAAGTGTCTCAAAGAAGAGCTGCAAAACGAGGTGCAACTATGGCGAAAGGAGAGGGAGGAGCTGCAATTGTTGCGCGAGAAGGATAGTGCGATGGCTCTGCACGAGGCAACTGCAGCTGCGCGTGCTGCCGCGGCGGCATACGCAGCGGAGTCGCCTTTGTCGAATAAATTGG GAGACGTTTTGGACCTCGGCGCCGAGGACACGTTCAGAGAGCTCACTATACTCGAGTACGAGAAGAGGCTGGCGAAATATCAAGATTCCCGGGCGTACGATCACGCGGAGAAGCGTTACAACGCCTGTTGGATATCGATCGCGAACATTTACAAGCAGAAACTGATGGAGATCGAGCGGCTCTGTAACGTGGAGCTGGAGAAAGTGCAGCAGAACGCGAGCACGTTGCAGCCGCTCAAAGAAATGGTGTCGCAATGGTACGTGGACGAGAAGAACCACGGCGACACCGCGAGGACCTGCGAAATTTATGCTGGCGCACGGAAAAGTGTGGCCGACGACGAGAACCAGTTTTCCGATCGTAAATTTCAGAAGATCGACGCGGAAGTGAACATGACGCCGGAAATATTCGTCGCGAAATTCAAGTCCGACAATTTAACGAGCGGCAACAGGCATGCGCCGTTTTAA
- the LOC117222158 gene encoding ELMO domain-containing protein 2 isoform X1 — protein sequence MIEMRDRLMSNSKSKAIISAQHRPIVKWLLHQTTQMCELQRICYGEPSGARRTLAVEESLRLSRNANIKTLVAHLNDVAEQRGIVSTTELKILEEAIRTVLVTKKINPTAHPDFAKSFGKCIELIWGYKRLCVECEELRKTPYDAKNPQHELLLFLLWNLLMPHERLDARVTKQWQEIGFQGDDPKTDFRGMGILGLENLLYFAQKYPSAATHVLSHSTHPRYGYAFAIVGINLTSMALRLLKDGAAKTHIYNSCKTLPTIRAFHQFYCYLFYEFDGFWIDSKPSNMMEFSSIQEKFENSIRMALADPSTVFRINISVDNV from the exons ATGATTGAAATGCGGGATCGTTTGATGTCCAATTCGAAAAGCAAAGCGATTATTTCGGCCCAGCACAG ACCAATTGTAAAATGGTTGTTGCACCAGACAACACAAATGTGCGAGCTTCAAAGAATCTGTTATGGAGAGCCATCGGGTGCAAGGAGAACTCTAGCTGTAGAGGAATCTCTGAGATTGTCCAGGAATGCGAATATCAAAACTCTTGTGGCTCACTTGAACGATGTAGCTGAACAGCGTGGTATCGTTTCAACAACAGAACTTAAGATATTGGAGGAGGCCATTAGGACCGTATTGGTGACCAAGAAAATAAATCCAACTGCTCATCCTGACTTTGCTAAATCTTTTGGCAAATGTATAGAATTAATTTGGGGCTATAAAAGGCTTTGTGTGGAGTGTGAAGAGCTTAGAAAAACGCCTTACGACGCTAAAAATCCTCAGCACGAGTTGCTCTTATTTCTGTTGTGGAATTTATTAATGCCTCACGAGCGGCTTGATGCTAGAGTAACAAAGCAGTGGCAGGAGATTGGGTTTCAGGGTGATGATCCAAAAACAGATTTCCGTGGAATGGGAATTCTGGGACTAGAAAATTTGCTTTATTTCGCTCAAAAATATCCCAGTGCTGCGACGCATGTACTGTCCCACTCTACTCATCCACGATATGGTTACGCTTTTGCTATAGTTGGCATAAATTTAACTAGCATGGCCCTGCGTCTGTTGAAAGATGGAGCTGCAAAAACTCATATTTATAATTCCTGTAAGACTTTGCCAACAATTCGTGCCTTTCATCAATTTTATTGTTATCTATTCTATGAATTCGATGGGTTCTGGATAGACTCGAAACCAAGCAATATGATGGAATTCTCGTCTATACaagaaaaatttgagaataGCATTAGAATGGCATTAGCAGACCCATCTACTGTATTTAGGATAAATATATCGGTTGACAATGTTTAA
- the LOC117222158 gene encoding ELMO domain-containing protein 2 isoform X2, which yields MCELQRICYGEPSGARRTLAVEESLRLSRNANIKTLVAHLNDVAEQRGIVSTTELKILEEAIRTVLVTKKINPTAHPDFAKSFGKCIELIWGYKRLCVECEELRKTPYDAKNPQHELLLFLLWNLLMPHERLDARVTKQWQEIGFQGDDPKTDFRGMGILGLENLLYFAQKYPSAATHVLSHSTHPRYGYAFAIVGINLTSMALRLLKDGAAKTHIYNSCKTLPTIRAFHQFYCYLFYEFDGFWIDSKPSNMMEFSSIQEKFENSIRMALADPSTVFRINISVDNV from the coding sequence ATGTGCGAGCTTCAAAGAATCTGTTATGGAGAGCCATCGGGTGCAAGGAGAACTCTAGCTGTAGAGGAATCTCTGAGATTGTCCAGGAATGCGAATATCAAAACTCTTGTGGCTCACTTGAACGATGTAGCTGAACAGCGTGGTATCGTTTCAACAACAGAACTTAAGATATTGGAGGAGGCCATTAGGACCGTATTGGTGACCAAGAAAATAAATCCAACTGCTCATCCTGACTTTGCTAAATCTTTTGGCAAATGTATAGAATTAATTTGGGGCTATAAAAGGCTTTGTGTGGAGTGTGAAGAGCTTAGAAAAACGCCTTACGACGCTAAAAATCCTCAGCACGAGTTGCTCTTATTTCTGTTGTGGAATTTATTAATGCCTCACGAGCGGCTTGATGCTAGAGTAACAAAGCAGTGGCAGGAGATTGGGTTTCAGGGTGATGATCCAAAAACAGATTTCCGTGGAATGGGAATTCTGGGACTAGAAAATTTGCTTTATTTCGCTCAAAAATATCCCAGTGCTGCGACGCATGTACTGTCCCACTCTACTCATCCACGATATGGTTACGCTTTTGCTATAGTTGGCATAAATTTAACTAGCATGGCCCTGCGTCTGTTGAAAGATGGAGCTGCAAAAACTCATATTTATAATTCCTGTAAGACTTTGCCAACAATTCGTGCCTTTCATCAATTTTATTGTTATCTATTCTATGAATTCGATGGGTTCTGGATAGACTCGAAACCAAGCAATATGATGGAATTCTCGTCTATACaagaaaaatttgagaataGCATTAGAATGGCATTAGCAGACCCATCTACTGTATTTAGGATAAATATATCGGTTGACAATGTTTAA